The proteins below are encoded in one region of Phaseolus vulgaris cultivar G19833 chromosome 1, P. vulgaris v2.0, whole genome shotgun sequence:
- the LOC137814357 gene encoding probable indole-3-pyruvate monooxygenase YUCCA8: protein MENLFRLVDHEDFFSRRCIWVNGPIIVGAGPSGLATAACLREQGVPFVLLERADCIASLWQKRTYDRLKLHLPKQFCQLPKLPFPEDFPEYPTKKQFIEYLESYARHFEINPQFNECVQSARYDETSGLWRVKTVSSTGATRNEVEYICRWLVVATGENAECVMPEIEGLSDFKGEIIHACDYKSGESFRGKKVLVVGCGNSGMELSLDLCNHHASPSMVVRSSVHVLPREIFGKSTFEFAVMMLQWLPLWLVDKIILILAWFVLGNVEKLGLKRPATGPLELKNTKGKTPVLDLGALEKIRSGEIKVVPGVKRFNNGEAELVNGEKLDVDAVVLATGYRSNVPYWLQEGEFFSKNGYPKTSFPHGWKGNAGLYAVGFTKRGLSGASSDALKIAQDIGKVWKNETKQKKQRTTACHRRCISQF, encoded by the exons ATGGAGAACTTGTTTCGCCTGGTAGACCACGAAGACTTCTTCTCTCGTCGTTGCATTTGGGTGAACGGCCCTATAATTGTAGGGGCAGGTCCCTCAGGGCTTGCCACAGCAGCATGCCTTAGAGAACAAGGGGTGCCCTTCGTGCTTCTGGAACGTGCAGATTGCATAGCCTCACTGTGGCAGAAACGCACCTATGACAGACTCAAACTTCACCTCCCTAAGCAATTCTGCCAGCTCCCCAAGCTCCCTTTCCCTGAAGACTTCCCCGAATACCCCACAAAGAAACAGTTCATAGAGTACCTGGAGTCCTACGCCAGGCACTTCGAGATCAACCCTCAGTTCAACGAGTGTGTTCAGTCCGCAAGGTACGACGAGACAAGCGGATTGTGGCGGGTGAAGACCGTTTCCTCCACTGGCGCCACACGCAACGAGGTGGAGTACATTTGCAGGTGGCTCGTGGTGGCCACTGGGGAGAATGCTGAGTGTGTGATGCCGGAGATTGAAGGATTGAGTGATTTCAAAGGTGAGATCATCCATGCTTGTGATTACAAGTCAGGGGAAAGCTTCAGGGGAAAGAAGGTCCTTGTTGTTGGCTGTGGCAATTCCGGCATGGAACTCTCTCTTGATCTTTGCAACCACCATGCTTCTCCTTCCATGGTTGTTCGCAGCTCG GTTCACGTGTTGCCTAGAGAAATATTTGGGAAATCAACGTTTGAATTTGCGGTTATGATGCTGCAATGGCTGCCCCTTTGGCTTGTTGACAAGATTAtcttgatcttggcatggtttgTTTTGGGGAACGTGGAGAAGTTGGGGCTGAAAAGGCCTGCAACGGGTCCTTTGGAGCTGAAGAACACAAAGGGGAAGACCCCGGTTTTGGATCTTGGTGCCTTGGAGAAGATTAGATCCGGTGAAATAAAAGTGGTGCCAGGAGTCAAGAGGTTCAATAATGGAGAAGCTGAGCTTGTCAATGGTGAAAAGCTTGATGTTGATGCAGTGGTGCTTGCAACCGGTTACCGCAGTAATGTTCCTTATTGGCTTCAG GAAGGTGAATTTTTCTCAAAGAATGGATACCCCAAGACGTCATTCCCTCATGGATGGAAGGGAAATGCTGGACTTTATGCTGTGGGGTTCACAAAGAGAGGGCTCTCTGGTGCTTCTTCTGATGCTTTGAAAATTGCTCAAGATATTGGCAAAGTTTGGAAAAATGAGACTAAGCAAAAGAAACAGCGCACTACTGCTTGTCATAGAAGATGCATTTCTCAGTTCTAA